Proteins encoded within one genomic window of Amorphoplanes friuliensis DSM 7358:
- a CDS encoding integral membrane protein: MTTIATSPGLSKTASALRQLYFVRFAFALVWAVLLFTTAKEIGPLAAVLLVLYPLFDAGAAIVDARSSRTSGSPALLYVNIAVSLITAIGVGAAAASGIPAVLRVWGAWAIVAGAVQLIVGIRRRKLGGQWPMIISGGLSVLVGGSFLASAGADNPTLANAAGYAIAGGVFFLISALRLGRAAKGN, translated from the coding sequence ATGACCACCATCGCGACTTCGCCCGGTCTCTCGAAGACCGCGTCCGCTCTGCGGCAGCTGTACTTCGTCCGCTTCGCCTTCGCCCTCGTCTGGGCGGTGCTGCTGTTCACGACGGCCAAGGAGATCGGCCCGCTCGCGGCCGTCCTGCTGGTGCTGTACCCGCTGTTCGACGCGGGTGCGGCGATCGTCGACGCGCGTTCGTCACGCACGTCCGGCTCGCCCGCCCTGCTGTACGTGAACATCGCGGTCAGCCTGATCACCGCCATCGGTGTGGGCGCTGCCGCCGCATCCGGTATCCCCGCGGTACTGCGGGTGTGGGGTGCCTGGGCGATCGTCGCCGGGGCGGTCCAGCTGATCGTGGGCATCAGGCGCCGCAAGCTGGGCGGCCAGTGGCCCATGATCATCAGTGGTGGCCTGTCGGTGCTGGTCGGTGGGTCGTTCCTCGCGTCGGCCGGTGCCGACAACCCGACGCTGGCGAACGCGGCGGGCTACGCCATCGCGGGTGGCGTCTTCTTCCTCATCTCAGCGCTGCGGCTCGGCCGCGCCGCGAAGGGAAACTGA
- a CDS encoding dihydrolipoyl dehydrogenase family protein — protein MTSIEYDVIVIGAGPVGENVADRVVQGGLTAAIVERELVGGECSYWACMPTKALLRSGSALRAARQLPGAREAVTGALDVAAVLGRRDEFASNWQDDGQVSWLESAGIVLHRGQGRLAGDRVVEVTGAGGAVVTLTARHAVVVATGSSALLPDVPGLRESQPWTSREAAAAKEVPGRLVVIGAGVVATEMATAYSTLGSSVTLLARHGVLPAAEPFAGERVTASLREAGVSVRLGTEAVSVKRDQAGAVHIETADGERIEADEVLVAVGRTPNTGDLGLDRVGLAPGAWLAVDDTMRVAGGGQWLYAAGDVNRRALLTHQGKYQARAVGDVIVARAKGEKVDDGSWGRHVATADARAVPQVVFTDPEVASVGLTAAAAEAAGLRIRVVDYNLGAVAGAALHSEGYQGQARMVVDEDGKVIVGLTLVGPDVAELIHAATIAIVGEVPLDRLWHAVPAYPTVSEIWLRLLETYGR, from the coding sequence ATGACTTCCATCGAGTACGACGTGATCGTCATCGGGGCAGGACCGGTCGGGGAGAACGTCGCCGATCGGGTGGTGCAGGGCGGTCTGACCGCTGCGATCGTGGAGCGGGAACTCGTCGGTGGTGAGTGCTCGTACTGGGCGTGCATGCCGACCAAGGCGTTGCTGCGCAGCGGGTCCGCGCTCCGGGCGGCTCGTCAGCTGCCGGGTGCCCGGGAGGCGGTGACCGGTGCGCTCGATGTGGCAGCGGTGCTGGGCCGCCGGGACGAGTTCGCGTCGAACTGGCAGGACGACGGCCAGGTGTCGTGGCTGGAGTCGGCCGGGATCGTGTTGCACCGTGGTCAGGGGCGCCTCGCCGGTGACCGGGTGGTCGAGGTGACCGGTGCCGGCGGTGCCGTGGTCACGCTCACCGCGCGCCACGCGGTGGTCGTGGCGACCGGCAGCAGCGCGCTGCTGCCGGACGTTCCGGGCCTGCGGGAGTCGCAGCCGTGGACCAGTCGTGAGGCGGCCGCGGCGAAGGAGGTGCCGGGCCGGCTGGTGGTGATCGGCGCCGGTGTGGTGGCCACGGAGATGGCAACCGCGTACTCCACCCTGGGGTCCTCGGTCACGCTGCTGGCTCGTCATGGCGTTCTGCCGGCCGCGGAGCCGTTCGCCGGCGAGCGGGTCACCGCGTCGCTGCGCGAGGCCGGTGTGTCGGTGCGGCTGGGCACGGAAGCTGTTTCGGTCAAGCGTGACCAGGCCGGCGCCGTCCACATCGAGACCGCTGACGGTGAGCGGATCGAGGCCGACGAGGTGCTGGTCGCGGTCGGTCGTACGCCGAACACCGGGGACCTCGGTCTGGACCGGGTCGGACTGGCGCCCGGCGCCTGGCTGGCAGTCGACGACACGATGCGGGTCGCCGGAGGCGGCCAGTGGCTGTACGCCGCCGGGGATGTGAACCGGCGGGCGCTGCTGACCCATCAGGGCAAGTACCAGGCCCGCGCGGTCGGTGACGTGATCGTGGCCCGGGCCAAGGGCGAGAAGGTCGACGACGGTAGCTGGGGCCGGCACGTGGCCACGGCCGACGCGCGCGCGGTACCCCAGGTGGTGTTCACCGATCCGGAGGTGGCCTCGGTGGGTCTGACCGCGGCGGCGGCCGAGGCGGCCGGGCTGCGGATCCGGGTGGTCGACTACAACCTGGGCGCGGTGGCCGGTGCGGCGTTGCACTCCGAGGGTTATCAGGGTCAGGCCCGGATGGTCGTCGACGAGGACGGCAAGGTGATCGTCGGGCTCACGCTGGTCGGCCCGGATGTCGCCGAGCTCATCCACGCAGCGACGATCGCGATCGTCGGGGAAGTCCCTCTGGACCGGCTGTGGCACGCGGTCCCGGCGTACCCCACCGTCAGCGAGATCTGGCTACGCCTGCTGGAAACCTACGGCCGCTGA
- a CDS encoding MFS transporter, whose protein sequence is MTVLNDAPAPAGPAPMTRAQIRQALSGLYLGIFVAILSSTIVTNALPAIVADLHAGQSVYTWIIIATLLAMTVSAPVWGKLADLVSKKLLIQLGLTIFTAGSVLSGLASDPALLIAARAVQGIGAGGLLALIQVIIATMIPPRELGRYSGYFGAVLAVGTSAGPLLGGFIVDTGWLGWRWCFFVGVPFAVAALVVLQKTLHLPVAKRPARIDWAGTTLLTAAASLLLLWVTFAGDKYAWLSWQTAVMLGGTVLLSLVFVLVERRAKDPVLPLWLFRSRTIVLAIGASLVIGIALYAASTFLSQYFQVAEGQSATRSGLLALPLILSLAVASTIGGRIITTTGRWKPVLVAGSLLITLGLGVLGLTRDGTAYWQLSIGMGLLGLGLGTTLQNLVLAVQNSVNPSELGSASSSVAFFRTLGGTIGVSALGAVLAGQVSRYTSDGLAALGVPAVSGGSSPRPADLPAPVRVVVEGAFGHATGNLFLYAAPLALIALVCILFIREVPLRTSNVVRDEP, encoded by the coding sequence ATGACCGTGCTGAACGACGCCCCCGCTCCGGCCGGGCCCGCGCCGATGACCCGTGCGCAGATCCGGCAGGCACTGTCCGGCCTGTACCTCGGCATCTTCGTCGCGATCCTGTCGTCGACGATCGTCACCAACGCACTACCGGCGATCGTGGCGGACCTGCATGCCGGACAGAGCGTCTACACCTGGATCATCATCGCGACGCTGCTGGCCATGACCGTGTCCGCCCCGGTCTGGGGCAAGCTGGCCGACCTGGTCAGCAAGAAACTGCTCATCCAGCTCGGCCTGACCATCTTCACGGCCGGCTCGGTCCTGTCGGGCCTGGCTTCGGACCCGGCCCTGCTCATCGCGGCCCGGGCGGTCCAGGGCATCGGTGCCGGCGGCCTGCTTGCGCTGATCCAGGTGATCATCGCGACGATGATCCCGCCGCGGGAACTGGGCCGCTATTCCGGTTACTTCGGTGCGGTGCTCGCGGTGGGAACCAGCGCCGGGCCGCTGCTCGGCGGGTTCATCGTGGACACCGGCTGGCTCGGCTGGCGGTGGTGCTTCTTCGTCGGTGTGCCGTTCGCGGTCGCGGCCCTGGTCGTCCTGCAGAAGACCCTGCACCTGCCGGTGGCCAAGCGCCCGGCGCGGATCGACTGGGCCGGCACCACGCTGCTGACGGCCGCCGCGTCGCTGCTGCTGCTGTGGGTGACGTTCGCCGGCGACAAGTACGCCTGGCTCTCCTGGCAGACCGCGGTCATGCTCGGCGGCACCGTGCTGCTGTCGCTGGTCTTCGTCCTGGTCGAGCGGCGGGCCAAGGACCCCGTGCTGCCGTTGTGGCTGTTCCGCTCCCGCACCATCGTGCTGGCGATCGGGGCCAGCCTGGTCATCGGCATCGCCCTGTACGCCGCGTCGACCTTTCTGAGCCAGTACTTCCAGGTGGCCGAGGGTCAGTCGGCCACCCGCTCCGGTCTTCTGGCTCTGCCCCTGATCCTGAGCCTCGCCGTGGCCTCCACGATCGGTGGCCGGATCATCACCACCACCGGCCGCTGGAAGCCGGTGCTGGTCGCCGGCTCGCTGCTGATCACCCTGGGGCTCGGGGTGCTCGGCCTGACCCGCGACGGCACAGCGTACTGGCAGCTGTCGATCGGTATGGGTCTGCTCGGTCTGGGCCTGGGCACGACGTTGCAGAACCTGGTCCTGGCCGTGCAGAACTCCGTGAACCCGAGCGAACTCGGCTCGGCCAGTTCCTCGGTGGCGTTCTTCCGCACCCTCGGCGGCACGATCGGCGTCTCGGCCCTCGGAGCCGTGCTCGCCGGCCAGGTCAGCCGGTACACCTCCGACGGGCTGGCCGCCCTCGGCGTGCCGGCGGTCAGCGGTGGCTCGTCCCCGCGACCGGCCGATCTGCCCGCACCGGTCCGGGTCGTGGTCGAGGGCGCGTTCGGTCACGCAACCGGCAACCTTTTCCTGTACGCGGCACCGCTGGCCCTGATCGCGCTGGTCTGCATCCTGTTCATCCGGGAAGTGCCGCTGCGTACCTCCAACGTGGTCCGCGATGAGCCGTGA
- a CDS encoding MarR family winged helix-turn-helix transcriptional regulator: MSRDASAIAALEREIAILVRRHQAASVRLSRDSHTDLTDTAYGLLVRLGDHGPHRPTDLAEHIGVGTSTITRQIQPLESLGLVVRVPVPGDGRAHLVALTEEGHHRINEARDARDLRLRDRLSSWPQSDVSTLTGLLARFNGRATGPDEKASQHPATGAR; this comes from the coding sequence ATGAGCCGTGACGCGTCGGCGATCGCGGCTCTCGAGCGGGAGATCGCCATCCTGGTCCGCCGGCATCAGGCCGCATCGGTACGGCTCAGCCGTGACTCGCACACCGATCTCACCGACACCGCGTACGGGTTGCTGGTCCGGCTGGGTGATCACGGCCCGCACCGGCCCACCGACCTGGCCGAGCACATCGGCGTCGGCACCTCGACCATCACCCGTCAGATCCAGCCGCTGGAATCGCTCGGCCTGGTGGTACGCGTTCCGGTCCCCGGCGACGGCCGGGCCCATCTGGTGGCCCTCACCGAGGAGGGCCACCACCGCATCAACGAGGCCAGGGACGCCCGGGACCTGCGGCTCCGGGACCGGCTCAGCAGTTGGCCGCAGAGTGACGTGAGCACCCTGACCGGGCTGCTCGCGAGGTTCAACGGCAGGGCCACCGGGCCCGACGAGAAAGCGTCGCAGCATCCGGCGACCGGCGCGCGGTAG
- a CDS encoding alpha/beta fold hydrolase produces the protein MVSRTSGVSRSSTSTATPRDSDPLVHPLRGRATAEAIPGATLVMVPGMGHDLPEGAWPTIADAIVANAARV, from the coding sequence GTGGTCTCGCGCACTTCGGGAGTCTCCCGGTCGTCGACATCGACGGCGACACCGCGTGACAGTGATCCCCTGGTCCATCCGCTGCGCGGCCGCGCCACGGCCGAGGCGATCCCCGGCGCCACCTTGGTGATGGTCCCCGGCATGGGGCACGACCTGCCCGAAGGCGCGTGGCCCACGATCGCCGACGCCATCGTGGCCAACGCCGCCCGGGTCTGA
- the aroQ gene encoding gamma subclass chorismate mutase AroQ yields MTNSVKPKQGSPSRWRHAGASALTAAGLLIAGATPAQAATDRTPATNGLASLVSLSAERLLLADKVAAAKFGTTTPIEDPVREQQVLDQAAGLATEAGVDTEDTVAFFRAQIEMSKVVQRRLYDLWTRHPELAPAERPDLATEVRPQLDRITVAFIGQLAASDDLRGPTLRCVFSLIGAEAAAERRFHLDAQHENALRGAVRPLCAA; encoded by the coding sequence GTGACGAATTCCGTGAAACCGAAACAGGGTTCGCCGTCGCGGTGGCGGCACGCCGGGGCGAGCGCACTGACGGCCGCGGGGCTGCTGATCGCGGGCGCGACGCCCGCACAGGCAGCGACCGACCGCACGCCGGCGACCAACGGGCTGGCCTCACTGGTCAGCCTGTCCGCCGAACGACTCCTGCTCGCCGACAAGGTGGCCGCGGCGAAGTTCGGCACCACCACACCGATCGAGGACCCGGTCCGTGAACAGCAGGTCCTGGATCAGGCGGCCGGGCTGGCCACCGAGGCGGGCGTCGACACCGAGGACACCGTCGCGTTCTTCCGGGCCCAGATCGAGATGAGCAAGGTGGTGCAACGCCGGCTGTACGACCTGTGGACACGCCATCCGGAACTGGCCCCGGCCGAACGTCCCGACCTGGCCACGGAGGTACGCCCGCAGCTGGACCGCATCACCGTCGCGTTCATCGGCCAGCTGGCCGCCTCGGACGATCTCCGCGGGCCGACGCTGCGGTGTGTCTTCTCCCTGATCGGCGCGGAGGCCGCAGCCGAGCGGCGCTTCCACCTCGATGCCCAGCACGAGAATGCACTGCGAGGCGCGGTGCGACCGTTGTGCGCGGCCTGA
- a CDS encoding sigma-70 family RNA polymerase sigma factor — MSAPVLENSGTVFRAREQRLRVVYDANAGALLRYLRRLTYDQPESAEDLLQETMLRAWRKVDELPSGAESVRRWLFTVARNLTIDAVRARLARPSEFDWDDLTQFPMADDTLDRALTRRTVDDALRRLTPEHRAVLVHLYYRDAPVSEVAADMGVPHGTIRSRAFYALRTVREFLERDDTP, encoded by the coding sequence GTGAGTGCACCGGTCCTGGAGAACTCCGGAACCGTGTTCCGGGCGCGCGAGCAACGCCTCCGCGTGGTCTACGACGCGAACGCCGGTGCGCTGCTGCGTTACCTGCGACGTCTCACCTACGACCAGCCGGAGTCGGCCGAGGATCTGCTCCAGGAGACCATGCTCCGGGCCTGGCGCAAGGTGGACGAGCTGCCTTCCGGTGCCGAGTCCGTGCGGCGGTGGTTGTTCACGGTGGCCCGCAATCTGACGATCGACGCGGTCCGCGCCCGCCTGGCCCGCCCGTCGGAGTTCGACTGGGACGACCTCACACAGTTCCCGATGGCCGATGACACCCTCGACCGGGCGCTGACCCGGCGAACGGTCGACGACGCCTTGCGGCGGCTCACCCCGGAGCATCGAGCCGTGCTGGTCCACCTGTACTACCGCGACGCCCCGGTGAGCGAGGTGGCGGCCGACATGGGCGTCCCGCACGGCACCATCCGGTCCCGGGCCTTCTACGCGTTGCGCACCGTCCGCGAGTTCCTCGAGCGGGACGACACCCCTTAG
- a CDS encoding LuxR C-terminal-related transcriptional regulator — protein MIRTLIAGDQPLLRTGVRTILATQPDLVVVGEAQNRREAVEQSQNLRPDVVLVDVRPPMLEGMATIRQLVGAGRDADRPGVLMLTAIDTEDHVHAALHAGVSGILVEDCDAEELIRAVHAVARRQVVLSSGITERLITNFLATHPRLPHTGLGVLDVLTSREQEVLRLLSTGRSNAEIASHLFISDQTAKTHVRRVLNKLKLRDRVHAVVFGYENGVVVPGQRRP, from the coding sequence ATGATCCGCACCCTCATCGCCGGGGACCAGCCGCTGCTGCGTACCGGCGTCCGGACGATCCTCGCCACGCAGCCGGACCTGGTTGTCGTCGGCGAAGCTCAGAACCGCCGGGAAGCGGTCGAGCAGAGCCAGAATCTGCGCCCGGACGTCGTGCTCGTCGACGTACGCCCGCCGATGCTCGAAGGAATGGCAACGATCCGCCAGCTCGTCGGCGCCGGACGCGACGCCGATCGCCCGGGCGTACTGATGCTCACCGCCATCGACACCGAGGACCACGTCCACGCGGCGCTGCACGCGGGAGTCAGCGGCATCCTGGTCGAGGACTGCGACGCCGAGGAATTGATCAGGGCAGTTCACGCGGTGGCCCGGCGTCAGGTGGTCCTGTCATCCGGCATCACCGAACGCCTCATCACGAACTTTCTCGCAACTCACCCCCGACTCCCCCACACAGGGCTGGGCGTCCTCGACGTGCTCACCTCGCGGGAACAGGAGGTACTCCGGCTGCTGTCGACGGGCCGGTCCAACGCCGAGATCGCGTCCCACCTGTTCATCTCGGACCAGACCGCCAAGACCCACGTACGCCGGGTGCTGAACAAGCTCAAGCTGCGTGACCGGGTGCACGCCGTCGTCTTCGGCTACGAGAACGGTGTGGTCGTACCGGGACAGCGCCGGCCCTAA
- a CDS encoding dihydrolipoyl dehydrogenase family protein, with the protein MANTSYDVIVIGAGAVGENVADRVVQGGLTAAIVERELVGGECSYWACMPTKALLRSASALRAARRLPGAREAVTGDLDARAVLRRRDSFASHWKDDGQVSWLESAGIALHRGQGRITGDRVVEVTGTDGVVETLTARHAVVVATGSSALLPDIPGLRESQPWTSRDAAAASEVPGRLAIIGGGVVATEMATAYASLGSVVTVLARDGVLHLAEPFAGELVTKSLQEAGVSVRVGAETASVARDSDGTVHLTLTDGERIEADQVLVAIGRTPNTLDIGLDNVGLEPGAWLTVDDTLRVVDGDGWLYAAGDVNRRALLTHQGKYQARAVGDVIVARAQGEEVHDGRWGRHVATADERAVPQVVFTDPEVASVGLTAAAAEAAGLRTRVVDYNLGAVAGSALYQHDYQGQARMVVDEDRRVIVGFTLVGPDIAELIHAATIAIVGEVPLDRLWHAVPAYPTVSEIWLRLLETYGR; encoded by the coding sequence ATGGCAAACACTTCGTACGACGTCATCGTCATCGGCGCCGGAGCGGTCGGGGAGAACGTCGCCGACCGGGTGGTGCAGGGTGGTTTGACCGCCGCGATCGTGGAGCGGGAACTGGTCGGTGGTGAGTGCTCGTACTGGGCGTGCATGCCGACCAAGGCACTGCTGCGCAGCGCCTCCGCGCTGCGGGCGGCCCGCCGGCTGCCCGGTGCCCGGGAGGCGGTGACCGGTGACCTGGACGCGAGGGCCGTGCTGCGTCGCCGGGACTCGTTCGCCTCGCACTGGAAGGACGACGGTCAGGTGTCCTGGCTGGAGTCGGCCGGCATCGCGCTGCACCGTGGTCAGGGCCGGATCACCGGAGACCGCGTCGTCGAGGTGACCGGCACCGACGGCGTGGTGGAAACCCTCACGGCGCGCCACGCGGTGGTCGTGGCGACCGGCAGCAGCGCACTGCTGCCGGACATCCCGGGCCTGCGGGAGTCGCAGCCGTGGACCAGCCGGGATGCGGCTGCCGCGAGCGAGGTCCCCGGCCGGCTCGCCATCATCGGTGGAGGTGTGGTGGCCACGGAGATGGCTACGGCGTACGCGAGCCTCGGATCGGTGGTGACGGTGCTGGCCCGTGACGGAGTCCTGCACCTGGCGGAGCCGTTCGCCGGTGAGCTCGTCACCAAGTCGCTGCAGGAAGCGGGTGTGTCGGTGCGCGTCGGTGCCGAAACCGCGTCGGTGGCTCGCGACAGTGACGGCACGGTGCATCTCACCCTCACCGACGGCGAGCGGATCGAGGCCGACCAGGTCCTCGTGGCGATCGGGCGTACGCCCAACACCCTGGACATCGGCCTGGACAACGTCGGCCTCGAGCCCGGCGCCTGGCTGACGGTCGACGACACCCTGCGTGTCGTCGACGGTGACGGCTGGCTGTATGCCGCTGGTGATGTGAACCGGCGGGCGCTGCTGACCCATCAGGGCAAGTACCAGGCCCGGGCAGTGGGCGACGTCATCGTGGCGCGCGCCCAGGGCGAGGAGGTCCACGACGGCCGCTGGGGCCGGCACGTGGCCACGGCGGACGAGCGGGCCGTGCCGCAGGTCGTGTTCACCGATCCGGAAGTGGCCTCGGTCGGGCTGACCGCGGCTGCCGCCGAGGCGGCGGGACTGCGCACCCGGGTCGTCGACTACAACCTGGGGGCGGTCGCGGGTTCCGCGCTGTACCAGCACGACTATCAGGGGCAGGCCCGGATGGTCGTGGACGAGGACCGCCGGGTGATCGTCGGTTTCACCCTCGTCGGTCCGGACATCGCCGAGCTGATCCACGCCGCGACCATCGCCATCGTCGGCGAGGTTCCCCTGGACCGCCTGTGGCACGCCGTGCCGGCATACCCGACCGTCAGCGAGATCTGGCTGCGCCTGCTGGAGACCTACGGCCGCTGA
- a CDS encoding alpha/beta fold hydrolase: MRITFSRRAAVVGATTLALLGAAAVPAMAMSTGKPAPSPKPTIVLVHGAWADSSSWNPVMQRLRHDGYQVRAIANPLQGLTSDTAYVTSYLATIKGPKVLVGHSYGGAVITNAATAVPDVKSLVYIAGFIPAKGETIGELAAKSTPALPLVSTQVPGGTEVTIDPAQFRTAFAGDLDKDAAANLAAAQRPANTNAVTDPSAVEGFRSIPSWDLLTRKDHAINPELQRFMATRAHARITEVDASHAVMLSRPDAVTKIIEQAAR, from the coding sequence ATGCGAATCACCTTCTCCCGTCGTGCCGCCGTGGTGGGCGCGACCACGCTCGCTCTGCTCGGTGCGGCCGCCGTCCCGGCCATGGCGATGAGCACCGGCAAGCCCGCCCCGAGTCCGAAGCCGACAATCGTGCTGGTGCACGGCGCCTGGGCGGACTCCTCGAGCTGGAACCCGGTCATGCAGCGGCTGCGGCACGACGGCTACCAGGTGCGGGCCATCGCGAACCCACTGCAGGGTCTGACCAGCGACACCGCCTACGTCACCAGCTACCTGGCCACCATCAAGGGACCCAAGGTGCTGGTCGGGCACTCCTACGGCGGCGCGGTGATCACCAACGCCGCGACCGCTGTCCCGGACGTCAAGTCGCTGGTCTACATCGCCGGCTTCATCCCGGCCAAGGGCGAGACCATCGGTGAACTCGCCGCGAAGTCCACCCCGGCGCTGCCGCTGGTCTCGACCCAGGTTCCCGGCGGTACCGAGGTCACCATCGACCCGGCCCAGTTCCGTACCGCGTTCGCCGGCGACCTGGACAAGGACGCCGCCGCCAACCTTGCCGCCGCACAGCGCCCGGCCAACACCAACGCGGTCACCGACCCCAGCGCGGTCGAGGGCTTTCGCAGCATCCCGTCGTGGGACCTGCTCACGCGCAAGGACCACGCCATCAACCCCGAACTGCAGCGATTCATGGCGACGCGTGCCCACGCCCGGATCACCGAGGTCGACGCCTCGCACGCGGTCATGCTGAGCCGCCCCGACGCCGTCACCAAGATCATCGAGCAAGCCGCGCGGTAG
- a CDS encoding GlxA family transcriptional regulator produces MPHRVAVLALDAVIPFDLGIPARVLSEAQGAGGEPLYEVVTCSLDGEPVSTNAGFSIQVPRDRSVLAEADTVVVATQEPSTAMLTAGEPDPEVTAVLRSLRPEIRVVSTCTSAFVLAAAGLLDGLAATTHWALSDRFAALFPAVEVRPDVLFVDAGRVLTSAGAAAGIDLFVHIVRSDHGATVANEAARRCVVAPWRDGGQAQFITHPTPPGSSVGTGPTQAWALARLDEPLTLADLAEHATMTKRTFSRRFVAEVGVTPLQWLISQRVDRARSLLESTDLPVERIATEAGFGSATLLRQHMHAVLGVTPQRYRRTFQAPAR; encoded by the coding sequence ATGCCCCATCGTGTAGCCGTGCTCGCCCTCGACGCCGTCATCCCGTTCGATCTTGGCATCCCCGCCCGGGTGTTGAGCGAGGCGCAGGGTGCCGGAGGCGAGCCGCTCTACGAGGTCGTCACGTGCTCGCTGGACGGTGAACCGGTCTCCACCAATGCCGGGTTCTCGATCCAGGTGCCACGCGATCGCAGCGTGCTCGCCGAGGCCGACACGGTCGTGGTCGCCACCCAGGAACCGTCCACCGCCATGCTCACGGCGGGGGAGCCCGACCCTGAGGTGACCGCAGTGTTGCGGTCGCTGCGACCGGAGATCCGTGTGGTGAGCACGTGTACGTCGGCGTTCGTCCTCGCGGCCGCCGGCCTGCTCGACGGACTGGCGGCCACCACCCACTGGGCCTTGAGCGACCGGTTCGCCGCGCTGTTCCCGGCGGTCGAGGTCCGCCCGGACGTCCTCTTCGTTGATGCGGGCCGGGTCCTGACCTCCGCCGGTGCGGCGGCGGGGATCGATCTGTTCGTCCACATCGTCCGTTCCGACCACGGCGCGACGGTCGCCAACGAGGCCGCCCGCCGATGTGTGGTGGCCCCGTGGCGCGACGGCGGTCAGGCCCAGTTCATCACGCACCCGACTCCGCCCGGCTCCTCGGTGGGCACCGGTCCGACCCAGGCATGGGCCCTGGCCCGGCTCGACGAGCCACTCACCCTGGCCGACCTGGCCGAGCACGCGACGATGACCAAGCGTACGTTCAGCCGACGCTTCGTCGCCGAGGTCGGTGTGACACCGTTGCAGTGGCTCATCTCGCAGCGCGTCGATCGAGCGCGGAGTCTGCTGGAAAGCACCGACCTGCCGGTGGAGCGGATCGCCACCGAAGCCGGCTTCGGCAGCGCGACGCTGCTCCGTCAGCACATGCACGCGGTGCTGGGCGTCACGCCCCAGCGCTACCGCCGCACCTTCCAAGCACCGGCCCGATAA
- a CDS encoding helix-turn-helix transcriptional regulator, with protein sequence MATRSTLNTALSRFLRSRRDALTPAQAGMVPFPGPRRVPGLRKEELAVLAGISPDHYSRLEQGRQTTLSDEMCNALARALRLDDVERRHLRALARPASPRGEWETPQRAEPGLLRILAALDHLPGLLLGRRSEILARNLLLDAVLGVSLPIGAAFVRWLLLDPAARERIVNWDEFGAAAVGGLRFETGRHPHDRRLSALIKQLRSHSDEVARWWDDQTVTDQTSLTKRLAHPAAGRLEFAIETVTLPHCPDQRLVVYTVAPDSPTADVLPLLSGWGADALIGGPHPSI encoded by the coding sequence ATGGCGACGCGGAGCACGCTCAACACGGCCCTGAGCCGCTTCCTGCGATCACGTCGCGACGCGCTCACACCGGCACAGGCCGGCATGGTTCCCTTCCCGGGGCCTCGGCGTGTGCCAGGCCTGCGCAAGGAAGAGCTCGCCGTGCTGGCCGGGATCAGCCCGGACCATTACAGCCGGCTCGAACAGGGCCGCCAGACCACGTTGAGCGACGAGATGTGCAACGCGCTCGCCCGGGCCCTGCGCCTCGACGACGTCGAGCGCCGGCACCTCAGAGCGCTGGCCCGACCAGCGTCCCCGCGTGGCGAGTGGGAGACGCCCCAGCGGGCCGAGCCGGGCCTGCTGCGGATTCTCGCCGCCCTGGACCACCTGCCCGGTCTGCTGCTCGGCCGGCGCAGCGAGATCCTGGCCCGCAACCTCCTGCTCGACGCCGTCCTCGGGGTCTCGCTGCCGATCGGCGCGGCCTTCGTTCGCTGGCTGCTGCTGGACCCCGCCGCCCGCGAGCGCATCGTCAACTGGGACGAGTTCGGCGCGGCCGCCGTCGGCGGACTGCGTTTCGAAACGGGTCGGCATCCGCACGACCGCCGGCTGTCCGCCCTGATCAAGCAGCTGCGATCACACTCCGACGAGGTTGCGCGGTGGTGGGACGACCAGACCGTGACCGACCAGACCTCGCTCACCAAACGCCTGGCCCATCCGGCGGCGGGCCGGCTCGAGTTCGCCATCGAGACCGTCACGCTGCCGCACTGCCCGGACCAGCGGCTGGTCGTCTACACCGTGGCGCCGGATTCACCGACCGCGGACGTCCTTCCCCTGCTCAGCGGTTGGGGCGCGGACGCCCTGATCGGCGGACCGCACCCGTCGATCTGA